The following coding sequences lie in one Drosophila sulfurigaster albostrigata strain 15112-1811.04 chromosome 2R, ASM2355843v2, whole genome shotgun sequence genomic window:
- the LOC133837395 gene encoding uncharacterized protein LOC133837395 — MSTNHENCNSDELEAPQWLDVQFFTKILNSYLKKPELKVLDLKLSPASAKGDHYASIMFRAEIVYTTQTTEKSTVNLIIKTIPEEQGHKKDLLDNSHVFPTEIAMYTEILPKFEKILRDAGDKTTLYAPCVYHSLEPRQVIVFEDLVAKGYAVVRNRPATIEELKYALEKLGKWHAVSHKIIKDQPELFEKLQYDVTTLPNILKEDFMTSALSVFINMLENVQSLRPYKKYFELMEGKLVNRWVDVIREYRENRQENGYYVLCHGDFHLRNMMFKGPDCMLLDFQMSYVGSMANDIIYAIYMLFGTDKLGNQCNELIYHYFKTFVDTLKIIAFKGKLPSLIEFRQQIFDKRYNDFLLMTTLMPTVMFMRKGEDAAVLLEGEDQRSKLLYQKDFQAELEYLLPRMLHLGYFDQL; from the exons ATGTCAACAAATCACGAGAACTGCAACTCTGATGAGCTAGAAGCTCCGCAATGGCTAGACGTGCAATTCTTcacgaaaatattaaatagttaTTTAAAGAAACCAGAGTTAAAAGTGCTCGACCTCAAGTTGTCTCCGGCCAGTGCCAAGGGCGATCACTATGCCAGTATCATGTTTCGAGCTGAAATTGTCTACACAACGCAAACTACAGAAAAATCTACTGTAAATCTAATCATCAAGACAATTCCTGAAGAGCAGGGTCACAAAAAAGACTTGTTGGACAATTCCCATGTCTTTCCAACTGAGATTGCTATGTACACGGAAATACTGCCAAAGTTTGAGAAGATACTTCGAGACGCAGGCGATAAAACAACACTCTACGCGCCCTGCGTTTATCACAGCTTGGAACCGCGTCAAGTGATCGTGTTTGAGGATCTGGTCGCAAAGGGTTACGCCGTTGTCAGAAACAGACCAGCGACCATAGAGGAGTTAAAATATGCTCTGGAAAAACTTGGCAAGTGGCATGCTGTCAGTCATAAGATAATAAAGGATCAGCCCGAATTATTTGAAAAGCTGCAATACGATGTGACCACATTGCCGAATATATTGAAAGAAGATTTCATGACGTCAGCTCTGTCGGTCTTCATAAACATGCTGGAGAATGTGCAAAGTTTAAGAccttataaaaaatactttgaattAATGGAGGGAAAATTAGTTAATCGCTGGGTAGACGTTATTCGAGAATATCGAGAAAATCGCCAAGAAAATGGATACTATGTGCTCTGCCACGGCGATTTTCATCTAAGGAACATGATGTTCAAGGGCCCTGACTGCATGCTTCTAGACTTTCAAATGTCCTATGTGGGATCTATGGCTAatgatattatttatgccATTTATATGCTATTCGGCACGGATAAACTTGGAAACCAATGCAATGAACTCATCTACCATTACTTTAAAACCTTCGTCGATACCCTCAAAATTATTGCCTTTAAAGGAAAGCTCCCAAGTTTGATCGAATTCCGACAACAGATCTTTGATAAAAGATACAATG ACTTTCTTTTAATGACCACTCTGATGCCCACCGTAATGTTTATGCGAAAAGGAGAAGATGCAGCAGTGTTACTAGAGGGTGAGGATCAGAGAAGCAAATTACTCTATCAAAAAGATTTTCAAGCTGAATTGGAATATCTATTGCCAAGAATGCTTCATCTAGGTTACTTTGATCagctctaa
- the LOC133837217 gene encoding uncharacterized protein LOC133837217, translating into MGTGKKNYVAPEWLTVEFLQDVLKEHFKEEQLTVSDLLVKSANVGDVVVGFASEMHRACFNLTRGTVKSKFSVFVKDHPKGQTGAIALRSKLFKREILAYKEVLPRVQALLESIGDKTQIAPTCYYTTESPEPFLILEDMQLSGFENFERGRLLNLDYVLPTIEKLAKLHACSAVIAQQNPEVLEFFNEAPISRNPDRRDFLSFFPVNIRCVAEEIAHWKGFEEITEKMFKLAENVLQSAVTMYEEQQKGFKVFNMADIWINNLMFHINNETKEPDNVVALDFQLAYVGSPAVDLNYFLFGSLNENVRKVHYKYIIREYHQVLQKTLEKLKYEGHIPTLKEIHIDVINNSLISVIGATCLTPLIFREEAGFDNLEDLNSRTENGDRFRRENVENPKYRAFLQRTVKEFELSGFLDT; encoded by the exons ATGGGCACCGGTAAAAAGAACTATGTAGCACCCGAGTGGTTGACTGTGGAATTTCTACAGGATGTTCTAAAAGAACACTTCAAGGAGGAGCAGCTGACAGTAAGTGACTTGCTGGTTAAGAGCGCCAATGTGGGCGATGTAGTCGTTGGATTTGCCAGTGAAATGCATCGGGCGTGCTTCAATCTCACCCGTGGCACAGTGAAGAGTAAGTTCTCGGTGTTTGTCAAGGACCATCCCAAGGGACAGACGGGTGCCATTGCATTGCGTAGCAAGCTGTTCAAGCGTGAAATTTTGGCCTATAAAGAGGTGTTGCCCCGTGTGCAAGCGCTGCTCGAGTCCATTGGCGATAAGACCCAAATTGCGCCCACGTGCTATTACACGACGGAGAGTCCGGAACCGTTCCTCATTTTGGAAGACATGCAGCTGAGCGGCTTCGAGAACTTTGAACGTGGACGTCTGCTCAATTTGGACTATGTGTTGCCCACCATCGAAAAGTTGGCCAAGTTGCATGCCTGCAGTGCTGTGATTGCTCAACAGAATCCTGAAGTACTGGAGTTCTTCAATGAGGCACCAATTTCCCGCAATCCCGATCGACGTGACTTCCTCAGCTTCTTCCCCGTCAACATTCGTTGTGTGGCCGAGGAAATTGCCCACTGGAAGGGCTTTGAGGAGATCACCGAAAAGATGTTTAAGCTGGCCGAAAATGTGCTCCAGAGTGCCGTCACCATGTATGAGGAACAGCAGAAGGGCTTCAAGGTCTTTAACATGGCAGACATTTGGATCAACAATCTGATGTTTCACATTAACAACGAGACCAAGGAACCCgataatgttgttgct TTGGACTTCCAGTTGGCATATGTGGGTTCGCCAGCTGTCGATCTTAACTATTTCCTCTTTGGCTCCCTCAACGAAAATGTGCGCAAGGTTCACTACAAGTATATTATTCGAGAGTATCATCAAGTGCTCCAGAAAACTCTTGAAAAGTTGAAATACGAGGGACACATTCCAACGCTTAAAGAGATCCACATCGATGTGATCAATAACAGCCTAATTA GTGTCATTGGAGCCACTTGCCTTACGCCTCTCATATTCAGGGAAGAAGCTGGCTTCGACAATCTTGAGGATTTGAATTCTCGCACCGAGAATGGCGATCGTTTCCGACGTGAAAATGTTGAGAATCCCAAGTATCGAGCATTTTTACAACGAACTGTCAAGGAGTTTGAACTGTCTGGCTTTTTGGATACGTAA
- the LOC133837396 gene encoding uncharacterized protein LOC133837396 isoform X1 yields MASTNNNNDYNADELIAPKWLSAEFFRDVLSQHLKEPELKVLDVVMSPASAKGDHYASVMFRSKVVYETQKGKFSKSLIIKTMPEEEGHKKELLNNSKIFETEIGMYTKALPKFEEILRQSGDETKLCTPCLYHSLEPRQVMIFDDLVVEGYTVIRDRGATIEELKAAYTKLAKIHAVSFKILNENPDYLKEFKNSITSMPNILTDPFMTSGITNFLGLIDSVPEFAKYKPYFKSIEKDIVQKFIDIIEEYRSNRQSDGYYILCHGDFHLRNMMFKHNSTGGLEDCMLLDYQMSNVCLPSVDILYSIYLLMGPDERRNHHKELINFYFNTFVETLEKIGFKGELPNYVDFWRQLYRHKIFEMFYLTLLPMPFAAEAGDIDLSEMMTSNEVRKKAFLHREIC; encoded by the exons ATGGCATCGacgaacaataataatgactATAATGCCGATGAACTGATAGCGCCAAAGTGGCTAAGTGCAGAATTCTTCCGGGATGTGTTAAGTCAGCATTTAAAGGAACCAGAATTGAAAGTTTTGGATGTTGTGATGTCTCCAGCGAGTGCTAAAGGAGATCACTATGCAAGTGTGATGTTCCGATCGAAAGTTGTGTATGAAACCCAAAAAGGAAAATTCTCGAAATCGTTGATTATTAAAACTATGCCGGAAGAAGAAGGCCATAAGAAAGAGTTGCTGAACAATTCCAAAATCTTTGAAACAGAAATTGGCATGTACACCAAAGCGTTGCCTAAGTTTGAAGAGATTTTGCGGCAATCTGGAGATGAGACTAAGTTATGCACGCCTTGTTTGTATCACAGTTTGGAGCCACGACAAGTTATGATTTTCGACGATCTTGTAGTGGAGGGTTACACGGTCATAAGAGATCGAGGAGCGACTATCGAGGAGTTAAAGGCTGCTTATACAAAATTGGCTAAAATCCATGCAGTAAGCTTTAAGATTCTTAATGAG AATCCCGATTAccttaaagaatttaaaaattcaataactTCCATGCCTAATATATTGACTGACCCTTTTATGACATCGGGAATTACTAATTTCCTGGGACTAATTGATTCGGTTCCGGAGTTTGCCAAGTATAAGCCCTATTTTAAAAGCATTGAGAAAGATATTgttcaaaaatttattgatataataGAAGAATATAGATCAAATCGTCAATCAGAtggttattatattttgtgccATGGGGACTTCCATTTACGTAATATGATGTTTAAGCATAACTCAACTGGTGGCTTGGAAGATTGTATGCTTCTGGATTATCAAATGAGTAATGTTTGTCTCCCATCCGTCGATATCCTTTACTCTATTTATTTGCTAATGGGTCCGGATGAACGTCGAAATCATCACAAGGAACTTATTAACTTTTACTTCAACACTTTCGTCGAGACTTTAGAAAAAATTGGTTTTAAGGGTGAGCTCCCGAATTATGTGGACTTTTGGCGACAATTATACCGTCATAAAATTTTTG aAATGTTTTACCTTACATTGTTGCCAATGCCATTTGCAGCTGAGGCAGGAGACATCGATCTTTCTGAGATGATGACGAGCAATGAAGTTCGTAAAAAAGCTTTTTTACATCGAGAAATATGTTGA
- the LOC133838053 gene encoding uncharacterized protein LOC133838053: MDSSTNNDNYNADELEAPEWLNTQYFEEVIKQYENAPEVKVTELKISPASAKGDHYASVMFRGNISYTTQKGEFSKSLIIKTMPEVEGHKKDMLGDSHLFKTEIGMYTKVLPKFEKILREVGDETRLCAPCVYYSLEPRQVMIFEDLVPQGYTVMRDRDPTVEELKAVFTKLAKLHAISFHILHENPEYLQEFKYGLFEMPNIVEDPFMTAGISNFIEMLKKFPEYSKYVPIFERLNNDHLDRLKLVMQEYRVNKKPNGYYVLCHGDFHLRNMMFKHNPTNGSFEDIMLLDYQISNLCPITVDLIYSIYMLMGAECRKNNYKDLLNFYFKTFVETLQKIGFKGELPNSAEFWKQMAQHKAYDIFLFTTFFPMICAVKNNTFDPNEMMQSNDFRQKMYFLDLFLGEVKYLIT; encoded by the exons ATGGATTCGTCGACGAATAATGATAATTACAATGCTGACGAGTTGGAGGCACCCGAGTGGCTTAATACGCAGTACTTCGAAGAAGTGATCAAGCAATATGAGAATGCGCCTGAAGTCAAAGTAACTGAACTAAAGATCTCACCAGCAAGTGCCAAAGGAGATCACTATGCCAGCGTTATGTTCAGAGGTAACATTTCGTATACCACTCAAAAAGGCGAGTTCTCCAAATCTCTTATCATCAAGACGATGCCTGAAGTGGAGGGCCACAAAAAAGACATGCTCGGTGACTCACACCTCTTTAAAACGGAGATAGGAATGTACACCAAAGTATTGCCGAAGTTTGAAAAGATACTTCGTGAAGTGGGCGATGAGACGAGGCTGTGTGCCCCATGCGTGTATTACAGCCTGGAACCTCGCCAAGTTATGATCTTTGAAGATCTAGTGCCACAAGGCTACACTGTCATGCGAGATCGAGATCCGACTGTAGAGGAGCTGAAGGCAGTCTTTACGAAGCTAGCTAAACTGCATGCAATTAGCTTTCACATTTTACATGAG AATCCTGAATATCTTCAAGAATTTAAGTATGGTCTTTTTGAAATGCCAAATATCGTAGAAGACCCCTTCATGACAGCAGgaatttccaattttattgaaatgttaaaaaaattcCCTGAGTACTCAAAATATGTACCAATTTTCGAGCGTTTGAATAATGACCATTTGGATCGCTTAAAGTTAGTAATGCAAGAATATCGAGTAAACAAAAAACCTAATGGATACTATGTTCTCTGCCATGGGGACTTTCACCTGCGTAACATGATGTTTAAGCATAACCCGACTAATGGATCCTTTGAAGATATCATGCTACTGGACTACCAAATAAGCAATTTGTGCCCTATAACTGTTGATTTAATCTACTCCATTTATATGCTAATGGGAGCTGAATGTCGTAAAAATAACTACAAGGATCTGTTaaacttttactttaaaaCTTTTGTCGAAACTCTACAGAAAATTGGATTTAAAGGAGAATTACCGAATTCCGCAGAGTTTTGGAAACAAATGGCACAACACAAAGCTTACG atatttttctatttacaacatttttcccAATGATATGTGCTGTTAAAAACAATACATTCGACCCCAATGAGATGATGCAAAGTAATGATTTCCGACAAAAGATGTACTTCTTAGATTTATTCTTAGGCGaggttaaatatttaataacctAG
- the LOC133837216 gene encoding uncharacterized protein LOC133837216, with product MDSTTNNDNFNADELEAPEWLNTQYFEEVIRQYEKMPEVKVTELKISPASAKGDHYASVMFRGKITYTTQKGKFFKSLIIKTMPEMEGHKKEVLGNSKVFETEIGMYTKVLPEFEKVLRKLGDETRLCVPCLYYSLVPRKIMIFEDLVPQGYSVIRDRDATIQELKAVFTKLAKIHAISFKILHENPEYLEEFKHGVFEVPNFVNDPFMSSGMNNFITMLKETPEFSKYLTRFEKLRNDYMDQTKVIFQEYRVNRKSNGYYVLCHGDFHLRNMMFKHNPTNGSFEDIMLLDFQMSNLCPISIDLIYSIYMLMGPECRKNSYKDLLNFYFKTFVEILQKIGFKGELPNSAEFWMQMTQHKSYDIFLLTTFFPMMCAIKENKFDPAEIIQNNDFRLKTYFTDAFQNEMKYLLPRLDDLGYFN from the exons ATGGATTCCACGacaaataatgataatttcaATGCTGACGAGCTGGAGGCACCTGAGTGGTTAAATACGCAGTACTTTGAGGAAGTGATCAGGCAATATGAAAAGATGCCAGAAGTCAAAGTGACCGAACTAAAGATCTCACCAGCAAGTGCCAAAGGAGATCACTATGCCAGCGTTATGTTTAGAGGTAAAATAACATATACGACCCAAAAAGGAAAGTTCTTCAAGTCGCTGATCATCAAGACAATGCCGGAAATGGAGGGTCACAAGAAAGAAGTTCTCGGTAACTCGAAAGTCTTTGAAACGGAAATTGGAATGTATACGAAAGTATTGCCTGAATTTGAGAAAGTGCTGCGTAAATTGGGTGATGAGACCAGATTATGTGTACCTTGCTTGTATTATAGTTTAGTACCTCGGAAAATTATGATCTTTGAAGATCTAGTTCCACAAGGTTACTCTGTCATACGAGATAGAGATGCAACTATACAGGAACTGAAGGCGGTGTTTACAAAACTAGCTAAGATACATGCAattagcttcaaaattttACATGAG aACCCTGAATATCTCGAGGAATTTAAGCATGGTGTATTTGAAGTGCCCAATTTTGTGAATGACCCCTTTATGTCATCTGgaatgaataattttattacaatgcTCAAAGAAACACCTGAgttctcaaaatatttgacACGATTTGAGAAGTTGAGAAATGATTATATGGATCAAACGAAAGTGATATTTCAAGAATATCGAGTAAACAGAAAAAGTAATGGATACTATGTTCTCTGCCATGGCGACTTTCACCTGCGTAACATGATGTTTAAGCACAATCCGACAAATGGATCCTTTGAAGATATCATGTTACTGGACTTTCAAATGAGCAACCTGTGTCCAATTTCGATCGATTTAATCTATTCGATTTATATGTTAATGGGCCCCGAGTGTCGGAAAAACAGCTACAAGGATCTGTtaaatttttactttaaaacgTTTGTCGAAATCCTACAGAAAATTGGATTTAAAGGCGAGTTGCCGAATTCTGCAGAGTTTTGGATGCAAATGACCCAACACAAATCTTACG atattttcttattaacaacatttttccccATGATGTGTgctataaaagaaaataaatttgatccCGCTGagataatacaaaataacgaTTTTCGCCTGAAGACGTACTTTACAGATGCTTTCCAGAATGAGATGAAATACTTGTTACCCAGACTTGATGATCTAGGTTATTTTAACTGA
- the LOC133837397 gene encoding uncharacterized protein LOC133837397, whose translation MMFKHNSSGGLEDCMLLDFQMSNVCPPSVDILYSVYLLMGPDERRNHHKELINFYFNTFVETLEKIGYKAELPNYVDFWRQLHRHKIFDLFYMTLLPMGFAGERNDIDLTDMMTNNEVRKKLFFIEKFIDEVKYLLPRFEKLGYFK comes from the exons ATGATGTTTAAGCATAACTCATCTGGTGGCTTGGAAGATTGTATGTTGCTCGATTTTCAAATGAGTAATGTGTGTCCGCCATCTGTCGATATTCTCTATTCCGTTTATTTGCTAATGGGTCCTGATGAACGTCGAAATCATCACAAGGAACTTATTAACTTTTACTTCAACACGTTCGTCGAGACTTTAGAAAAAATTGGCTACAAAGCTGAACTTCCAAATTATGTGGACTTTTGGCGACAATTACATCGTCATAAAATTTTTG ATTTGTTTTATATGACACTATTACCCATGGGTTTTGCAGGCGAGAGAAACGATATCGATTTAACTGATATGATGACCAATAATGAAGTTCGCAAAAAGCTATTTTTCATAGAAAAATTTATCGATGAAGTGAAGTATTTGCTACCCAGATTCGAAAAACTGGGTTACTTTAAGTGA
- the LOC133837396 gene encoding uncharacterized protein LOC133837396 isoform X2 — MLSNSHIFETEIGMYTKALPKFEEILRQSGDETKLCTPCLYHSLEPRQVMIFDDLVEEGYTVIRDRGATIEELNAAYTKLAKIHAVSFKILNENPDYLKEFKNSITSMPNILTDPFMTSGITNFLGLIDSVPEFAKYKPYFKSIEKDIVQKFIDIIEEYRSNRQSDGYYILCHGDFHLRNMMFKHNSTGGLEDCMLLDYQMSNVCLPSVDILYSIYLLMGPDERRNHHKELINFYFNTFVETLEKIGFKGELPNYVDFWRQLYRHKIFEMFYLTLLPMPFAAEAGDIDLSEMMTSNEVRKKAFLHREIC; from the exons atgctaaGTAATTCTCATATCTTTGAAACTGAGATTGGCATGTACACCAAAGCATTGCCCAAGTTTGAGGAGATTTTACGGCAGTCTGGAGATGAGACTAAGTTATGCACGCCTTGTTTGTATCACAGCTTGGAGCCACGACAAGTTATGATTTTCGACGATCTTGTAGAGGAGGGTTACACGGTCATAAGAGATCGAGGAGCGACTATCGAGGAGTTAAACGCAGCTTATACCAAATTGGCTAAAATCCATGCAGTAAGCTTTAAGATTCTAAATGAG AATCCCGATTAccttaaagaatttaaaaattcaataactTCCATGCCTAATATATTGACTGACCCTTTTATGACATCGGGAATTACTAATTTCCTGGGACTAATTGATTCGGTTCCGGAGTTTGCCAAGTATAAGCCCTATTTTAAAAGCATTGAGAAAGATATTgttcaaaaatttattgatataataGAAGAATATAGATCAAATCGTCAATCAGAtggttattatattttgtgccATGGGGACTTCCATTTACGTAATATGATGTTTAAGCATAACTCAACTGGTGGCTTGGAAGATTGTATGCTTCTGGATTATCAAATGAGTAATGTTTGTCTCCCATCCGTCGATATCCTTTACTCTATTTATTTGCTAATGGGTCCGGATGAACGTCGAAATCATCACAAGGAACTTATTAACTTTTACTTCAACACTTTCGTCGAGACTTTAGAAAAAATTGGTTTTAAGGGTGAGCTCCCGAATTATGTGGACTTTTGGCGACAATTATACCGTCATAAAATTTTTG aAATGTTTTACCTTACATTGTTGCCAATGCCATTTGCAGCTGAGGCAGGAGACATCGATCTTTCTGAGATGATGACGAGCAATGAAGTTCGTAAAAAAGCTTTTTTACATCGAGAAATATGTTGA
- the LOC133837394 gene encoding uncharacterized protein LOC133837394, giving the protein MADQNNEFTTDELEAPSWLNTQFLEQVLSKHEGDEQLAVKTIKVSPATLKGDHYASIMFRVVVEYTNKQGNASKSLIVKTMPQVEGFKKEQLNESHIFRTEIGMYTEVLPKFEAVLREAGDNTSLCVPCIYHSLEPQQVMIFDDLVPLGYIVVRDREPTMDEVRLAFSKLAKWHAVSFKMIKDQPEVFQKFKYSLMELPKITEDPFMYGIDFFIRMLDEVPDLKGYKPSLERIRENLVENFRAPFVEHRENRQDDAYYVLCHGDLYIRNMMFKHDKVTNVAEDCMLIDFQMSNVGPMPNDIIYATYQMLSPDQRQNHLEELIRFYFSIFTDTLKKINYKGESPLLETFQQQYFRQKHLEIFLLTTFLPLRYYIKSGKQKFDDVTQWRENDELRQNFYRIEGYVEETRNLLKRFAQRGYFD; this is encoded by the exons ATGGCGGATCAAAACAATGAATTCACTACGGATGAGTTGGAGGCGCCTTCCTGGTTAAATACGCAGTTTTTGGAGCAGGTGCTGAGCAAACATGAGGGAGATGAACAACTGGCGGTAAAAACTATAAAAGTCTCACCGGCGACTTTGAAGGGCGATCACTATGCAAGCATAATGTTTCGAGTCGTTGTGGAATACACAAACAAGCAGGGAAATGCATCTAAGTCGCTGATCGTTAAGACGATGCCACAAGTGGAGGGCTTCAAGAAGGAGCAACTTAACGAGTCGCACATCTTTCGCACGGAGATTGGCATGTACACGGAAGTTCTTCCGAAATTCGAAGCTGTACTTCGGGAAGCTGGCGATAACACATCATTGTGTGTTCCCTGCATTTATCACAGCTTGGAACCACAACAAGTGATGATTTTTGACGATTTGGTTCCCTTGGGCTATATTGTCGTGCGTGATCGGGAGCCCACCATGGATGAAGTGCGTCTAGCTTTTTCGAAGCTGGCCAAATGGCATGCTGTGAGCTTCAAGATGATCAAGGATCAACCAGaagtatttcaaaaatttaaatacagtTTAATGGAGTTGCCAAAAATTACGGAAGATCCCTTTATGTACGGTATTGATTTTTTCATCAGAATGCTGGATGAAGTACCTGATTTAAAGGGCTATAAGCCGAGCCTTGAAAGGATCCGAGaaaatttggtagaaaattTTCGGGCGCCATTTGTCGAGCATCGTGAGAATCGTCAAGATGATGCCTATTATGTACTTTGCCATGGAGATCTTTACATCAGGAACATGATGTTCAAGCATGATAAAGTTACAAATGTTGCGGAAGATTGTATGCTTATCGATTTCCAAATGAGCAATGTGGGTCCAATGCCAAATGATATCATTTATGCAACCTATCAGATGCTGTCTCCTGATCAGAGGCAAAACCATCTTGAGGAATTGattcgcttttatttttctatttttactGATAccttgaaaaaaattaattacaagGGAGAATCACCGCTCTTGGAAACATTCCAACAACAATATTTCCGGCAGAAGCATTTGG AAATATTTCTGCTGACCACTTTCCTGCCATTAAGGTATTACATTAAGTcgggaaaacaaaaattcgacGACGTTACTCAATGGCGAGAAAATGATGAGTTAAGGCAAAACTTTTACCGGATTGAAGGTTACGTTGAAGAGACTAGAAATTTGTTAAAACGCTTTGCTCAACGCGGATACTTTGACTAA